Proteins encoded in a region of the Brevundimonas vesicularis genome:
- the tsaE gene encoding tRNA (adenosine(37)-N6)-threonylcarbamoyltransferase complex ATPase subunit type 1 TsaE, translated as MKIALPDAEATTALGQAIAPLLAAGDSLLLYGPLGMGKSTLARGLIRALTTPDEDVPSPTFTLVQFYESDPPVAHFDLYRLTRSEEAFEIGLDEALDEGCAVIEWPERLGDDPGRFLGPDQLIIEISEQGDGRLATVSGVGRWETGLKELHV; from the coding sequence ATGAAGATCGCGCTGCCCGACGCCGAGGCCACCACCGCCCTGGGCCAGGCCATCGCCCCCCTGCTGGCGGCGGGCGACAGTCTGCTGCTCTACGGTCCGCTGGGCATGGGCAAGTCGACCTTAGCTCGCGGCCTGATCCGCGCCTTGACCACGCCGGACGAGGACGTGCCAAGCCCGACTTTCACCCTAGTCCAGTTCTACGAAAGCGACCCGCCGGTCGCCCATTTCGATCTCTATCGCCTGACCCGGTCGGAAGAAGCGTTCGAGATCGGCCTGGACGAGGCGCTGGACGAGGGGTGCGCCGTGATCGAATGGCCCGAGCGTCTGGGCGACGATCCCGGCCGGTTTTTGGGGCCGGATCAGCTGATCATCGAAATCTCCGAACAGGGTGACGGCCGCCTTGCGACCGTTTCCGGCGTAGGCCGATGGGAAACGGGGCTGAAGGAACTGCATGTCTGA
- the amgK gene encoding N-acetylmuramate/N-acetylglucosamine kinase AmgK, with amino-acid sequence MSDRETLRLDFLKAAGLADAVRAPLPGDASTRRYERLTPTTGPTLMLMDQAPAAESQPCDPHWTPEQRRAAGWNAVARLSAGRIEAFAAVAAHLKSLGLSAPEIPSLDAADGLAVLEDFGDDLFARVIEDGADETPLYLTAIEALAVLHEAGAPPETLHGPGGDWPLLTYDETALQGGADLFVEWLPKLDDRVRFDAAAIADWRAAWAPIVASGAAGASVMAHRDYHAENLIWLPQRDGPARVGMIDFQDAVRAHPSWDLHSLLQDARRDVSPALEAEALDRYFALRPQVDRAAFMADYAGLAALNEARIIGIFARLIARDGKPRYRHFLPRMWRHLNANLDQPALAPVARWFDRHVPAEVRA; translated from the coding sequence ATGTCTGACCGCGAAACCCTCCGTCTCGACTTCCTGAAGGCCGCCGGCCTGGCCGACGCCGTGCGCGCCCCCCTGCCCGGTGACGCCTCGACGCGGCGGTATGAGCGGCTGACGCCGACGACCGGCCCTACATTGATGCTGATGGATCAGGCGCCCGCCGCCGAAAGCCAGCCGTGCGATCCGCACTGGACGCCCGAGCAGCGTCGCGCCGCCGGCTGGAACGCCGTCGCCCGCCTGTCCGCCGGCCGGATCGAGGCCTTCGCCGCCGTCGCCGCCCATCTGAAGTCTTTGGGCCTGTCCGCCCCCGAAATCCCGTCGCTGGACGCCGCCGACGGCTTGGCCGTGCTGGAGGATTTCGGCGACGACCTGTTCGCCCGCGTGATCGAAGACGGCGCCGACGAGACGCCGCTTTATCTGACCGCCATCGAGGCCCTGGCCGTTCTGCACGAGGCCGGCGCTCCGCCCGAAACCCTGCACGGCCCCGGCGGCGACTGGCCGCTGCTGACCTATGACGAGACGGCGCTGCAGGGCGGGGCCGATCTGTTCGTCGAATGGTTGCCGAAGCTCGACGATCGGGTCCGCTTCGACGCCGCCGCCATCGCCGACTGGCGCGCGGCCTGGGCGCCCATCGTCGCCTCGGGCGCGGCCGGGGCCTCGGTCATGGCCCACCGCGATTATCATGCGGAGAACCTGATCTGGTTGCCCCAGCGCGACGGCCCAGCCCGCGTCGGCATGATCGACTTTCAGGACGCGGTGCGCGCCCACCCGTCGTGGGACCTGCACTCCCTGCTTCAGGACGCCCGCCGAGACGTGTCGCCGGCGCTGGAGGCCGAGGCGCTGGACCGCTATTTCGCCCTGCGGCCCCAGGTCGACCGCGCCGCCTTCATGGCCGACTACGCCGGCCTCGCCGCCCTGAACGAGGCGCGGATCATCGGCATCTTCGCCCGGCTGATCGCGCGCGACGGCAAGCCGCGATACCGCCATTTCCTGCCGCGCATGTGGCGACACCTGAACGCCAATCTGGACCAGCCGGCCCTGGCGCCCGTCGCCCGCTGGTTCGACCGTCACGTTCCTGCCGAGGTGCGCGCATGA
- the addB gene encoding double-strand break repair protein AddB — MRPRWYAIPAHRPFLEDLAAGVLAWLGDLPPETLSDATILLPNRRAARAFTGALSKLSQGRPILLPQVRPLGDLEEDEPPFTPGALGLDLPPAIPALTRRFEMARMIVEQFDASLSPMRALDLADALGGFLDSCQLEEIQNPERIATLVDGEMAEHWERSAEFLGLAVEAWPKRLAELGLVDPAWRRATLLRRLAELWDREPPRQPVIAAGSTGTVPAAGDVLKAVARAPLGCVVLPGLDLDLDAGVWNQLDEQHPQSAMKRLLDRCEIARESVRPWFRPAVPPAREARGLARQRLVNEALRPAEATDDWRRAIRDIRSAAVARKEARDPIAEGLQGLSHLSVRAEEEAAAAIALMMRETLETPGKTCALVTPDQALGRRVAARLERWGVTADSSAGAPLSRLPAGALVDLCARWIADPVQPHLLLAVVKHPLARFDLSDAPQAAAVVALEEHALRGPRPRDFASIHRRLLEAVQPDRRGKAPPEWKQARLSATTRLVDQLQAAVEAATAVFAPDADLNVGASALTRLIETLAGQNAWAGPDGEAAAALLSGLIEGGASLGRIRRAELAELVTSLVKENVVRTGGATHPSLRILGAIEARLVRADRMILAGLEEGVWPQAAPTDPFLSRPMRKALGLPPPERRLGQTAQDFVQAACADEVIMIHSERRGGQPAVRSRWLWRLEMLTRGADAAETPVAIARPTTVLDWARALDAPPPGPPRFAKRPEPRPPVHRRPRSLYVTRVERWVRDPYAIYALWVLGLEAMERPGASAEALARGNAVHAAIERLTLDWPNDLPDDCEAILHDHLLRELGARGFEDAAMAREAPLARNCARWLTEFERRRRARGVDILVEQQGTMTFDAPAGPFTVKAFADRIELASDGAAVMDFKTGAAPSAKQVKSGFAPQLTLTAAILADGGFKDTNGPVTPDELTYVRVVGRKTAGEVVTRASGSEAADLAQAALDGLKRRVERFDDENTPYVSWAAPQFMGNQGGNYDHLARVWEWSVIGDGDEE, encoded by the coding sequence ATGCGCCCTCGCTGGTACGCCATCCCCGCGCACCGGCCCTTCCTTGAGGACCTGGCCGCCGGCGTCCTGGCCTGGCTGGGCGATCTGCCGCCCGAGACCCTGTCGGACGCCACCATCCTGCTGCCCAACCGCCGGGCCGCGCGTGCCTTCACCGGCGCCCTGTCCAAGCTGTCGCAGGGTCGCCCCATCCTGCTGCCTCAGGTCCGGCCGCTGGGCGATCTTGAGGAGGACGAGCCGCCGTTTACGCCCGGCGCCCTGGGTCTGGACCTGCCGCCCGCCATCCCCGCCCTGACGCGCCGGTTCGAGATGGCGCGGATGATCGTCGAACAGTTCGATGCATCCCTGAGCCCGATGCGTGCATTGGACCTCGCCGACGCGCTGGGCGGCTTCCTCGATTCCTGCCAACTGGAAGAGATTCAGAACCCCGAGCGGATCGCCACACTGGTCGACGGCGAAATGGCCGAACACTGGGAACGGTCGGCCGAGTTTCTGGGTCTGGCGGTCGAGGCCTGGCCCAAGCGTCTGGCCGAACTGGGTTTGGTCGATCCGGCCTGGCGTCGCGCGACCCTGCTGCGCCGCCTCGCCGAGCTGTGGGACCGCGAGCCGCCGCGCCAGCCCGTCATCGCCGCCGGTTCGACCGGCACCGTCCCCGCCGCCGGAGACGTGTTGAAGGCCGTGGCGCGGGCGCCGCTGGGCTGCGTCGTCCTGCCTGGCCTCGACCTGGATCTGGACGCCGGCGTCTGGAACCAGCTGGACGAACAGCATCCGCAAAGTGCGATGAAGCGGCTGCTGGACCGCTGCGAGATCGCGCGCGAGAGCGTCCGCCCCTGGTTCCGTCCCGCCGTTCCTCCGGCCCGCGAGGCGCGCGGACTGGCGCGCCAGCGGCTGGTCAACGAGGCCCTGCGTCCCGCCGAGGCGACCGACGACTGGCGCCGCGCCATCCGCGACATCCGCTCGGCGGCCGTTGCCCGCAAGGAGGCGCGTGATCCGATCGCCGAGGGCTTGCAGGGCCTTTCCCATCTGTCCGTCCGCGCCGAGGAAGAGGCCGCCGCCGCCATCGCCCTGATGATGCGCGAGACGTTGGAAACGCCGGGCAAGACGTGCGCCCTGGTCACGCCGGATCAGGCCCTGGGCCGCCGCGTCGCCGCTCGGCTGGAACGCTGGGGCGTCACCGCGGATTCCTCGGCAGGCGCGCCCCTGTCGCGCCTGCCCGCCGGCGCCCTGGTCGATCTGTGCGCCCGCTGGATCGCCGATCCGGTCCAGCCCCATCTGCTGCTCGCCGTCGTCAAACATCCCCTGGCCCGGTTTGATCTGAGCGACGCTCCTCAGGCCGCCGCCGTCGTCGCGCTGGAAGAACACGCCCTGCGCGGCCCCCGCCCGCGCGACTTCGCCTCCATCCACCGCCGCCTGCTGGAGGCGGTCCAGCCCGACCGGCGCGGCAAGGCGCCGCCCGAATGGAAACAGGCCCGGCTGTCGGCCACGACCCGCCTGGTCGATCAGCTTCAGGCCGCCGTCGAGGCCGCGACCGCCGTCTTCGCGCCCGACGCGGATCTGAACGTCGGCGCCTCGGCCCTGACCCGGCTGATCGAAACCCTGGCCGGCCAGAACGCCTGGGCGGGTCCCGACGGCGAGGCCGCCGCCGCCCTTCTGTCCGGCCTGATCGAGGGCGGGGCGTCGCTGGGCCGGATCCGTCGCGCGGAACTGGCCGAACTGGTCACGTCCCTGGTCAAGGAAAACGTCGTGCGGACCGGCGGGGCCACCCATCCGTCGCTGCGGATTCTGGGGGCCATCGAGGCGCGGCTGGTGCGCGCCGACCGGATGATCCTGGCGGGCTTAGAGGAAGGCGTCTGGCCCCAGGCGGCCCCGACCGATCCCTTCCTGTCGCGCCCGATGCGCAAGGCCCTGGGCCTGCCCCCGCCGGAGCGTCGCCTGGGCCAGACGGCGCAGGACTTTGTCCAGGCCGCCTGCGCCGACGAGGTCATAATGATCCACAGCGAGCGGCGCGGCGGCCAGCCCGCCGTGCGTTCGCGCTGGCTGTGGCGGCTGGAGATGCTGACGCGCGGCGCTGACGCGGCCGAGACGCCCGTCGCCATCGCCCGCCCGACCACCGTCCTCGACTGGGCCCGCGCCCTGGACGCGCCTCCGCCCGGACCGCCGCGCTTCGCCAAACGGCCCGAGCCGCGCCCGCCGGTGCATCGCCGTCCGCGCAGCTTGTACGTCACCCGCGTCGAACGCTGGGTGCGCGACCCTTACGCAATCTACGCCCTGTGGGTGCTGGGGCTGGAGGCGATGGAGCGGCCCGGCGCGTCTGCCGAAGCGCTGGCTCGGGGCAACGCCGTCCACGCCGCCATCGAGCGGCTGACGCTGGACTGGCCGAACGACCTGCCCGACGACTGCGAGGCCATCCTGCACGACCATCTGCTGCGCGAACTGGGCGCACGCGGGTTCGAGGATGCGGCCATGGCCCGCGAGGCGCCGCTGGCCCGCAACTGCGCCCGCTGGCTGACCGAGTTCGAGCGACGGCGTCGGGCGCGCGGCGTCGATATCCTGGTGGAACAGCAGGGGACGATGACCTTCGACGCCCCAGCCGGCCCCTTCACCGTCAAGGCCTTTGCCGACCGCATCGAACTGGCGTCGGACGGCGCGGCGGTCATGGACTTCAAGACCGGTGCGGCGCCGTCCGCCAAACAGGTCAAGTCCGGCTTCGCCCCGCAACTGACCCTGACTGCCGCCATCCTGGCCGACGGCGGGTTCAAGGACACCAACGGCCCGGTCACGCCCGACGAACTGACCTATGTCCGCGTGGTCGGGCGCAAGACGGCGGGCGAAGTCGTCACCCGCGCCTCGGGCTCTGAGGCCGCCGACCTGGCACAGGCGGCGCTGGACGGGCTGAAGCGCCGCGTCGAACGGTTCGACGACGAGAACACGCCTTACGTCTCCTGGGCCGCGCCCCAGTTCATGGGCAACCAGGGCGGCAACTACGATCATCTGGCCCGCGTCTGGGAATGGTCTGTGATCGGCGATGGGGACGAAGAATGA
- the trxA gene encoding thioredoxin — translation MATVKVTDESFDADVLKSSTPVLVDFWAEWCGPCKQIGPALEQIADELGGQVTVAKINIDDSPMTPSKLGVKGIPTLMLFKDGQMASMKVGAMPKGKIVEWLAEAGVKA, via the coding sequence ATGGCGACAGTGAAAGTCACCGACGAAAGCTTCGACGCCGACGTCCTGAAATCCTCGACCCCCGTCCTGGTCGACTTCTGGGCCGAATGGTGCGGCCCCTGCAAACAGATCGGCCCGGCGCTGGAACAGATCGCCGACGAACTGGGCGGTCAGGTCACCGTGGCCAAGATCAACATCGACGACAGCCCCATGACCCCGTCCAAGCTGGGCGTGAAGGGCATTCCGACCCTGATGCTGTTCAAGGACGGCCAGATGGCGTCGATGAAGGTCGGCGCCATGCCCAAGGGCAAGATCGTCGAATGGCTGGCCGAGGCCGGCGTCAAGGCCTGA
- the addA gene encoding double-strand break repair helicase AddA has translation MSIAPQIVAADPRLTVFVTANAGSGKTTTLVNRVARLLLDQVDPGAILCVTYTKAAAAEMQARLFDQLGGWAVLDDAALSRELARLDDGDPQAMDHAALSRARKLFARALETPGGLKIQTIHAFCEKLLRRFPLEAGVSPRFTVLEDQAATALSHAAREDLARAAVADPEGPIGQAYSHFAVELDWQRFQALLSMIEAKRADLLDYIDRAEAGTAPDPWSLTGAERDRSPEDLERDFVAFIDPGEWNRIAEAMETGSANDKKIADAMSVAAPPYAGFAALAGVFCTQAGEPRKSMGTKSAPQGAVGWLLDLQTKFLATREALRKAKVADDTVKVLTLARAHAAFYEAAKAQRGALDFPDLVARAAALLTQSGAAAWVLYKLDGGVDHVLIDEAQDTAPEQWAIVRALTGEFYSGEKSGRTVFAVGDEKQSIYSFQGARPERLRQERGAFLALAEGAGEPFAGPELNTSYRSTEEVLAFVDAVFADPDRTRALTGPQGDIARHLPARVGQHGAIDLWPLFLDEPAPDTDAWDDPVDQESAGSARKRLARDLAREIRRQVERGVAVFDRSTRDLRPAGYGDYIVLVRRRDATFEEIIRALKTEGVPVAGADRLKLSSHIVFDDLISLARFALFPDDDLSLAEVLRSPLCDVDEDGLYALAGRENRKAGQLWRDLRDRAHERPEWARARDAVQAAIGARGGDPFAFFSQALNRMDDTGRSGRARILARLGREAEEAIDETLNQVLAAENRGAVDLETCLAQLEAADVEVKRELEGARGEVRVMTVHGAKGLEAPIVILPDMTMKAKAQGPSLMPAVTPEGEDEAWLMAPGSAKDDCPASADARAARQARTDDETLRLLYVALTRARDRVIVMGRASSRGAEAGSWWSIIEETFDRLGDQVREIDNGVRRYGVDPERCPTQAAAIACAAALPAWAAAAPPADAAARFASPSRMEGGAIRIPAPSPLARTEAGGAALGRFRRGDLIHRLLERLPEIAPADRPDAARRLLARETDLDEAQRAEMIAAAFSVLDDARFAPVFGPGSRAEVALTGSAPDLPPGVAINGRIDRLVVTPEKVLVVDYKTNRPAPDAIEAVDPAYVLQAAVYVAVLKRLYPDRPVEAALVWTDGPKLMPIPETLLAAALASS, from the coding sequence ATGAGCATCGCCCCCCAGATCGTCGCCGCCGATCCGCGCCTGACCGTCTTCGTCACCGCCAACGCCGGTTCGGGCAAGACCACCACCCTGGTCAACCGGGTGGCGCGGCTGCTGCTGGATCAGGTCGATCCCGGCGCCATCCTGTGCGTCACCTACACCAAGGCCGCCGCCGCCGAGATGCAGGCCCGACTGTTCGACCAACTGGGCGGTTGGGCCGTGCTGGACGACGCCGCACTATCGCGCGAACTGGCCCGGCTGGACGACGGCGACCCGCAGGCGATGGATCACGCCGCGCTTTCCCGCGCGCGCAAGCTGTTCGCCCGGGCGCTGGAGACGCCGGGCGGGCTGAAGATCCAGACCATCCACGCCTTCTGCGAAAAACTCCTGCGACGGTTCCCGCTGGAGGCTGGGGTCTCGCCCCGCTTCACCGTGCTGGAAGACCAGGCTGCGACCGCCCTAAGCCACGCCGCGCGCGAAGACCTGGCCCGCGCCGCCGTCGCCGATCCGGAAGGCCCCATCGGCCAAGCCTACAGCCATTTCGCCGTCGAGCTGGACTGGCAGCGGTTCCAGGCCCTGCTGTCGATGATCGAGGCCAAGCGCGCCGATCTGCTGGACTATATCGACCGTGCCGAGGCCGGGACCGCGCCCGATCCCTGGTCCTTGACCGGCGCCGAACGCGATCGCAGCCCGGAGGATCTGGAGCGCGATTTCGTCGCCTTCATCGATCCCGGCGAATGGAACCGCATCGCCGAAGCCATGGAAACCGGCTCGGCCAATGACAAAAAGATCGCCGACGCCATGAGCGTCGCCGCCCCTCCCTATGCCGGGTTCGCGGCCCTGGCCGGGGTCTTCTGCACCCAGGCGGGCGAACCGCGAAAGAGCATGGGCACGAAGTCGGCGCCCCAGGGGGCGGTCGGCTGGCTGCTGGACCTTCAGACCAAGTTCCTCGCCACGCGCGAGGCTCTGCGCAAGGCCAAGGTCGCCGACGATACGGTCAAGGTCCTGACCCTGGCCCGCGCCCACGCCGCCTTCTACGAAGCCGCCAAGGCCCAGCGCGGGGCGTTGGATTTTCCCGACCTGGTCGCGCGCGCCGCCGCCCTGCTGACCCAAAGCGGGGCCGCCGCCTGGGTGCTGTACAAGCTGGACGGCGGGGTCGATCACGTCCTGATCGACGAGGCCCAGGACACCGCCCCCGAACAATGGGCCATCGTCCGTGCCCTGACCGGCGAGTTCTACTCTGGCGAAAAATCTGGCCGCACCGTCTTCGCCGTCGGCGACGAGAAACAGTCGATCTATTCCTTCCAAGGCGCGCGACCCGAACGGCTGCGCCAGGAACGCGGCGCCTTCCTCGCCTTGGCCGAGGGCGCCGGCGAGCCCTTCGCCGGGCCGGAGTTGAACACCTCCTATCGCTCGACCGAAGAGGTGCTGGCCTTCGTCGACGCCGTCTTCGCCGATCCCGACCGCACCCGCGCCCTGACCGGCCCGCAAGGCGACATCGCCCGACACCTCCCTGCGCGCGTCGGCCAGCACGGCGCCATCGACCTTTGGCCCCTGTTCCTGGACGAGCCCGCGCCCGACACCGACGCCTGGGACGATCCCGTCGATCAGGAAAGCGCCGGCAGCGCCCGCAAGCGCCTGGCCCGCGACCTGGCTCGCGAAATCCGCCGGCAGGTCGAACGCGGCGTCGCCGTCTTCGATCGCAGCACCCGCGACCTGCGCCCCGCCGGCTACGGCGACTACATCGTCCTGGTCCGCCGTCGCGACGCGACGTTCGAGGAGATTATCCGCGCGTTGAAAACCGAAGGCGTGCCCGTCGCCGGGGCGGACCGGCTGAAACTGTCCAGCCATATCGTCTTCGACGACCTGATCTCGCTGGCGCGTTTCGCCCTCTTCCCCGACGACGATCTGTCCCTGGCCGAGGTGCTGCGCAGCCCGCTGTGCGATGTGGACGAGGACGGCCTCTACGCGCTGGCTGGCCGCGAGAACCGCAAGGCCGGCCAACTTTGGCGTGACCTGCGCGACCGGGCGCATGAACGCCCCGAATGGGCTCGCGCGCGCGATGCGGTGCAGGCCGCCATCGGCGCGCGCGGCGGCGATCCCTTCGCCTTCTTCTCCCAGGCCCTGAACCGGATGGACGATACGGGGCGGTCGGGCCGCGCCCGCATCCTGGCCCGGCTGGGACGTGAGGCCGAAGAAGCCATCGACGAGACCCTGAATCAGGTGCTGGCCGCCGAAAATCGCGGCGCAGTCGATCTGGAAACCTGCCTGGCGCAGTTGGAGGCCGCCGACGTCGAGGTGAAGCGCGAACTGGAGGGCGCGCGCGGCGAGGTCCGCGTCATGACCGTCCACGGCGCCAAGGGGCTGGAGGCGCCCATCGTCATCCTGCCCGACATGACTATGAAGGCGAAGGCGCAAGGTCCGTCCCTGATGCCCGCGGTTACGCCAGAGGGCGAAGACGAGGCTTGGCTGATGGCGCCCGGCTCGGCCAAGGACGACTGCCCCGCCTCGGCCGACGCCCGCGCCGCGCGCCAGGCCCGCACCGACGACGAGACCCTGCGCCTGCTCTATGTCGCCCTGACCCGCGCGCGGGACCGCGTCATCGTCATGGGCCGCGCCTCCAGCCGGGGCGCCGAGGCCGGCAGTTGGTGGTCGATCATCGAAGAGACCTTCGACCGGCTGGGCGATCAGGTGCGTGAGATCGACAACGGCGTGCGCCGCTATGGCGTCGATCCCGAACGCTGCCCGACACAGGCCGCTGCGATCGCCTGCGCCGCCGCCCTGCCCGCCTGGGCCGCCGCCGCGCCGCCCGCCGACGCCGCCGCCCGCTTCGCCTCGCCGTCGCGGATGGAGGGCGGCGCGATCCGCATTCCCGCCCCCTCGCCCCTGGCCAGGACCGAGGCGGGCGGCGCCGCGCTGGGCCGGTTCCGGCGCGGCGACCTGATCCACCGGCTGCTGGAACGCCTGCCCGAGATCGCGCCCGCCGACCGCCCCGACGCCGCCCGGCGCCTTCTGGCGCGCGAGACCGATCTGGACGAGGCCCAGCGCGCCGAGATGATCGCCGCCGCCTTCTCTGTGCTGGACGACGCCCGCTTCGCCCCCGTCTTCGGTCCCGGCTCCCGCGCCGAAGTCGCCCTGACGGGGTCCGCGCCGGACCTGCCGCCCGGCGTCGCCATCAACGGCCGCATCGACCGGCTTGTGGTCACGCCCGAGAAGGTTCTGGTCGTCGATTACAAGACCAACCGCCCTGCGCCAGACGCCATCGAGGCGGTCGATCCCGCCTATGTGTTGCAGGCCGCCGTCTATGTCGCCGTGCTGAAGCGCCTCTATCCCGATCGCCCGGTCGAGGCCGCCCTGGTCTGGACCGACGGGCCCAAGCTGATGCCCATTCCCGAAACCCTGCTGGCGGCGGCGCTCGCCAGCAGTTGA
- the murU gene encoding N-acetylmuramate alpha-1-phosphate uridylyltransferase MurU, whose protein sequence is MVLAAGLGTRMRPLTDDRPKALVEVQGRALIDHVLDRLADAGVETAVVNVHWFADRLEAHLAARGQNPKNRGPEIVISDERAELLETGGGLKKAHALLGEEPVFVANIDSVWIDRGGALADLVRLWNPETMDAALLLARREGSIGFESDGDFFMADDGKLTFRGDAPSAPFAYMGVHITRPGYADHGPDGPFSLSPLWRNSAAEGRLFGCVLDGDWMHVGDPQARDEAEAKLAGEA, encoded by the coding sequence ATGGTGCTCGCCGCCGGCCTGGGCACGCGCATGCGCCCGCTGACCGACGACCGACCCAAGGCCTTGGTCGAGGTGCAGGGCCGCGCCCTGATCGACCATGTGCTGGACCGACTGGCGGACGCCGGGGTCGAAACCGCCGTGGTCAATGTCCACTGGTTCGCCGACCGGCTGGAAGCGCATCTGGCGGCGCGCGGCCAAAATCCTAAAAATCGCGGCCCCGAGATCGTGATTTCCGACGAACGCGCCGAACTGCTGGAGACCGGCGGCGGGCTGAAGAAGGCTCACGCCCTGCTGGGCGAGGAGCCCGTCTTCGTCGCCAATATCGACAGCGTCTGGATCGACCGAGGCGGTGCGTTGGCCGATCTGGTCCGTCTGTGGAACCCAGAGACGATGGACGCCGCCCTGCTGCTGGCCCGCCGCGAAGGCTCCATCGGCTTTGAGAGCGACGGCGATTTCTTCATGGCCGACGACGGAAAGCTGACCTTCCGGGGCGACGCCCCGTCCGCTCCGTTCGCCTATATGGGCGTGCACATCACCCGCCCCGGCTATGCCGATCACGGCCCCGACGGCCCCTTCTCCCTCAGCCCCCTTTGGCGCAACTCCGCCGCTGAAGGACGTCTGTTCGGCTGCGTCCTGGACGGCGATTGGATGCACGTCGGCGACCCGCAGGCGCGGGATGAAGCCGAGGCCAAACTGGCGGGAGAGGCGTGA
- a CDS encoding bifunctional folylpolyglutamate synthase/dihydrofolate synthase, protein MDPVSERLRARHPQRIDLSLERMRVLCAALGDPQHKLPPVIHVAGTNGKGSTVALIRAIAEAAGLKVHAYTSPHLVRFNERIRLAGTLIEDDHLNAILDRIEAVMAETDSEATVFESTTAAAFLAMSETPADLAIIEVGLGGVLDATNVIERPLLSVIAPVDYDHAEFLGTDLAAIASEKAGVLKAGAPAVIARQKEEAMAAIERRAADVHARLNVLGVDFDAWAERGGLAFQTAELLMDLPAPALAGAHQIDNAALAVAAAVELDLPEAAIAEGLKRVRWPARLQRISAGPYGAAAKAAEAELWLDGGHNPHAARALAAFLAERQARAPRPLALICGMLNNKDAGGFFAALKDSQATVFTVGFDGAAAEPAALAAVARGHGLAATPARSVGEALDLALRLGAGRVAICGSLYLAGEVLGASEETWPV, encoded by the coding sequence ATGGATCCCGTCTCCGAACGACTACGCGCGCGCCACCCCCAGCGGATCGACCTTTCGTTGGAAAGAATGCGCGTGCTGTGCGCGGCCCTTGGCGATCCGCAGCACAAGCTTCCGCCGGTGATCCATGTGGCGGGCACGAACGGCAAGGGGTCGACCGTCGCCCTGATCCGCGCCATCGCCGAGGCGGCGGGGTTGAAGGTGCACGCCTACACCTCGCCCCATCTGGTGCGGTTCAACGAGCGAATCCGGCTGGCCGGAACGCTGATCGAGGACGACCATCTGAATGCGATCCTGGACCGGATCGAGGCGGTCATGGCCGAAACCGACAGCGAGGCCACGGTGTTCGAAAGCACCACCGCCGCCGCCTTCCTGGCCATGTCCGAGACGCCCGCCGACCTGGCCATCATCGAAGTGGGTCTGGGCGGGGTGCTGGACGCGACCAATGTGATCGAGCGGCCGCTGCTCAGCGTCATCGCGCCGGTCGATTACGATCATGCGGAGTTCCTTGGCACGGATCTGGCCGCCATCGCCTCGGAAAAGGCGGGTGTGCTGAAGGCTGGAGCGCCGGCCGTTATCGCGCGCCAGAAGGAAGAGGCGATGGCGGCCATCGAACGTCGCGCCGCCGACGTCCATGCGCGGCTGAACGTGCTGGGGGTCGACTTCGACGCCTGGGCCGAGCGGGGCGGCCTGGCGTTCCAGACGGCCGAACTGTTAATGGACCTGCCGGCGCCGGCCCTGGCAGGCGCGCACCAGATCGACAATGCGGCCCTGGCCGTGGCGGCGGCGGTCGAACTGGACCTGCCCGAGGCTGCGATCGCCGAGGGGCTGAAGCGCGTGCGTTGGCCCGCCCGGCTTCAGAGGATTTCGGCGGGTCCATACGGCGCTGCGGCCAAGGCGGCGGAGGCGGAGCTGTGGCTGGACGGGGGGCACAATCCTCACGCGGCGCGGGCGCTGGCGGCGTTTCTGGCTGAGCGTCAGGCGCGGGCGCCGCGTCCCCTGGCCCTGATCTGCGGCATGTTGAACAACAAGGACGCGGGCGGTTTCTTCGCTGCGCTGAAGGACAGTCAGGCGACGGTATTCACCGTCGGCTTCGACGGCGCGGCGGCAGAGCCTGCGGCCCTGGCGGCCGTGGCGCGCGGGCATGGGCTGGCGGCGACCCCGGCGAGATCGGTGGGCGAGGCGCTGGATTTGGCGCTACGCCTGGGCGCGGGCCGGGTCGCCATCTGCGGATCGCTGTATCTGGCCGGCGAGGTCTTGGGCGCCAGCGAGGAGACCTGGCCGGTCTAG